A window of Miscanthus floridulus cultivar M001 chromosome 12, ASM1932011v1, whole genome shotgun sequence genomic DNA:
ttcaacccgtatggattgtccgcggccccatacacttgttggcccgtgttcatgatacccctgaatctcccccccggtgtcatctttcaacctaagaacgtatttttgtcgctgataattcctggacatccggggaacaatatgggtgtgttcatggagcctgtgttcgatgatttgatcgatgcttgggaaaagggggtactgacatacgatcgagctacaaagagaaacttcacaatgcatgtgtggtaccactactccctgcatgacttcctggcgtatggcctattctgcgggtggtgtgttcacaggaagttcccatgcccaatatgcaaggcaggtgtgaggttcacttggctgaagagtggtggcaagttttcttcgttcgaccaacatcatcagttcctcccccttgaccatccattcagacgagacatcaagaacttcacaAAAGGTGTTGAAGTCACCGATCCTGCACCTTAGATGATGACCGCTGCTGAGATCCgcgctgagatagaggctcttaAAGTTGATAAAGAGAAAGATCTTTTTGATGGATATGGCCAgtaccacatgtggactcataaatcgggcttgactaggcttccctatttcaacgatcttcttcttccacacaacattgatttaatgcacacagagaagaatatcgccgaggcgctttggggaacactcatggacacagaaaagtcaaaggacaatgttaaggcaagagtggacctggcagcactatgcgatagaccaaagcaagtgatgaagactcccgcgcctggcaagaaatggaaaaggacttCGGTCGATTTCATTTTAaagaaggaccaaaggagggaagtatgtcagtgggttcagtcgttaatgttccctgatgggtatgcggcgaatctgaggaggggagtgaacgtgtccacttgctgagtgttagggatgaagagtcgtgacttccacatatggattgagcggctccttccagcgatgaccagaggtttcgtccccgagcatgtgtggcgtgtcctggcagagttgagctatttctttcgctagctttgtgccaaggagctatctcgggCCGTGATTGATGAtttagagaaagtggcacctgtgttgctctgtaagatggagaagatcttcccacccggcttcttcctctcaatgcaacatctgattttgcacctgcctcacgaggcacgaatgggggtcCCGTGCAAGCccttggtgctatccaattgagagatgtctaaaggttctttggaaaaagtgtagaaataaagccagaattaaggcatccatggcagaggcattcattcttgaggaggtgtcaaacttcacaacatcgtactataaggatagccttcccagcgtgcacaatccaaTCCCTCATTACAACAACGATGAGAGGTCATCAaatctcagccttttcaaaggtcaACTTGGCAGGGAAAGCACTTTgagcaccaagaccttgcggaatgatgagtggcgcactatcatgttgtatgtgttgttgaaccttgacgaagtgaacccttatgtgcagtaagttctcaatgagcttgttacatacgccgtcactatcgtctatctatccaatccccttgtctcttgcttttttagggaatttctgaatacatactggacaggaaatagggatccttcccctcaagaacaagatagtcttctcaaaggtggtgtgcccgatttcatttcatggttcgaaaagaaggtaccatccaatttacatcgttccatctatgacatcccactttgctcctacgagcgagtaatgatCTATCCGCCCTCACCTTACAGGCACGCACGGATACGGAAATGGATgaagagttgaaacaggttgtcaaaggcttcccctatagggtcaagtcattcaccgtatatgatgtgaatggctatcgcttccacacaagaagCCATGAGCTCAGTTGGCCCAATCAAAAAACCACGAATACtggagttcgtacgcccggcaccgatgaccgcgactactacggcatagtcaaagaaatatacgagctcaactttgagcttcgcggaggtcataagccagtcgtattcaaatgccattggttcgatcccaatgtcacgagaagagcccctgagattggacaagttgaaattcgacaagattccctctatcaaggagacgatgtctatattgtggctcaacaggccacacaagtttattatcttccatgggcgtgccaaaaagatcccactcttgagggttggtaccttgcgtagttggtatcaccgcatggcaaagtgcctgtcccaaatgatgaggattacaactttgacccaaacacatatacaggggagttctatcaacccgaggggctagatggcatgtttcacatagacatgttttcgctgatgggcatggaagtagacaatgacattgatgaggacgatggagatgaggacgatggagaagaggtgcaaaatgccaaagacttagcactgcttgagcgattacggtttggcgttgccattgatgacaacgatggagatgaggcagaaatgttagacaatattgctagtgatgacgacacttatgatccggccgctgccgatcctgaagattatttctaattcatgtaatactatattattattattttctagttatgtttcgttcattttgcatctttaTATTTGTCTATATTATGCTAACTGGTTTACTCTTTGTATTTGCAGGCACTCAACAAAATGTTGGGCGAAAGGCGGACCTAGACCTGCAACTCGCTCTACGCGAGGACGActcaggaggcggaggcggaggcgtcgGCGAGGAGCCATCCGGCCCGCCGCCCCCGTGGCTGTCCGAGGAGGGTGGTGCAGTCGTCTACCGTCCCCCCGCCCGAGGAGACCGAACGACGACCACTGACGACGAGGACCAGCAGCTGGCCCCCCAAATAGgagggggtgacacttcctctaggggggtggcggggggtgacacttcctctaGGGGGGTGGTGGGGGGTTCCACTTCGAGCACCTCATCGGCACCGTGCTTGCGCGGGTCCTCGCAGCTCCCGACGCGGCCAATCCCATTTCAGAGGAGGCCGGTGATTCGTCCCAAGGGCAACAAGTAAGTATCTATTCATTTTGCATCTGTTCTTGTTCATATGCTGAAAACCAAACTGCGGACTAACAATTTTTCTTACTGACTCCTATAGGAACTAGGAACTTGTGTCCGAGGGCGATCATCGGCAGTGCAATGGGATCCTCAGCGGCCTGATCCGCCTGCACTACCCTGGTTTGGTCACCCACGCCCAGGTTGAGTCGCCTCCctagacgtgggaccacttcaactCCACTGTGGACGCCGTGTACGGCACCATACAGGAGCGGATCAGgcgtgagttctgggtgagtctacatcacactacattgctcaatactatagaatcattagacgttcttgaaataatgaaaggacacatgatgtctatatgcaggacttcttcacgttggaggaggggcatgaccctgcctgggtgacgaaggtgcaggacagggcatgcaggggccgagtcacggacctgtactacgaggcgaggctgtagtgccacatcaaccactcgtgcgacgtccttggtcggtacccggggaagagcgaggccaggaccatgacactcaccagggagcagtacctcgcagtaagttataaaacactgttactgactcattccatgaagaataggtagccttcattttatattctaacatttctaatacaatacttgatggcatgcagatgtgtccttcttggtgcgccaggcacagagactgttgggcggccatcgtggacaagtgggtctccgatgagtggggggagaggcacgccctccgtcgggagtgccgcctgcagatgggtgggccgacgcaccaccaaggcaaccggcccctcagttcgtacacccaggcctgggtacacgctacgcacttatttatttatttgttctaacgctcaattctcattacttctaattgtctttgtgttttcctcgcagtcccagtcgcatgatggccaggaatgcaacgagttcatggcgtacgccatggcacacaagggcaaggcgacagccccggacaccgtctacaacccggaggatgggcccgaggcgtacagcaacacaagcgtccacagcaagctcaccgactacgcctcggcggcccgcgagcggcatggggaggacttcgaccccGCCACCCAGCCCCTTAATACTGACCTcgtgatgaggctcggaggagggaagcagcacggccggtactggatggcctccaacatggtTGACTCGACCTCTATGCCCAACCTCGTCCAGATCCGAGCATAGAGCACGAGCTCCTCTGTCCCCATTCGACCTCAGCAGGTGAGCACACTTCAGCAGATGGCgacactccaggttagttctatttcattcgccgttcattacttttacacatgtaccttgcatttgcattatttaaacgttggtgattgaatattgcaggccactgtggagaggatggaggtcgagagggaggccgagagggtcgagagggagagggagagggcctaGAGGGAGGCCAagagggccgagtgggaggtcctgagggtccagagggcggccgaggcgcagaggatgcaggacatgttctcattcatgtcgaacctcggcaccactctcccgggtgtggtggtgccccagtcgctgctcgctccagttgtgcctcctactcctctggctctaggcaccctggtgagtatatatatatggttgatcaagtcctttagcttgtgtagatactaatgaattcaattctcctttgtgcaacagtcatcgggttcgaacccgactccttcgcctcagcacacacaccccggctggacaggtccaccaccgcacggaggtgccccttcaggctctcattgggatcagtggcagtaggtggtgccccttcatgtttcattgacttttcttgatctaggacttgtgttggatAAAGACTTCTCagatgttgtcatggatttgcacattggatgtgcgtgtgatggattatgcaggaggatgtgcttgtgatagatgttggatgtgcttgtgatgtattatggatcatgtatgcgttttgtgtgatgctaaatgcctgtgtgctgtctcatgtattatatatgagttttgcgtgtttgctttcgaaggaaagcaacaaacaaaaaaaaatttacaaatttcctagctttgccgagtgccaacactcggcaaagaagtctttgccgagtgccagggatgtggcactcgacaaagctgaaaaaaaaatgctgcaaaaacagccacttccccagttttaccaagtgccacagcctggcacttggcaaagaggtcaattttgtcgagtgccacagcctggcactcggcaaagagtgccagatggtaccactcggcaaagactatttttaaaaagattttttttttaaaaaaatatttctttgccgagtgttcagccctggctctcggcaaaaattcaaattttgtcgagtgccagtccctaggcactcggcaaagccggcgtcaaatgttgacggcagttttttttttgccgagtgcgggcttggcactcggcaaagactttgccgagtgtcgatttttggcactcggcaaagaaatttttgtcgataaaatctttgtcgagagacctttgccaagtgcggcactcggcaaagcctttgccgagtgcttggctggctttgccgagtgcccccagcactcagcaaagaggacgTATACAGTTGTGATATAtataggagtatatatatatataaatatatatgggTAGATGTAGCCCGATAGATACTTCATCGATGTGGAGGTAAGTGATGGGTACCCGAAGACGAAGACTTGTCTTCTTCCGTTTGACCACGTGCATGCATGCCTGTAGAAATTGCAGTGCACTACTACTCTTGCTTCTAGTCTTGCCTACGACTTGTTATTATTTGCTCAGGGGTCGCCGATGCCACATTTGTTTTTTCATCCTTCGCGTATGCCGTCAGCCCCAGCGATTCTTTTTCAGGAATTGGAGCTCGCTAAGGGCAGTCCTAGTAAAAAACTACTCAATTCGTTCTAAATTAGAAGACATTTTAgtattttcatatatatattaattttattatatatatatagatataatgtaCTTATCTAGCGTAAGTTCGAATGATACGGTCTATTAGATTACACTTTAACCATTCAtttgctttatattatattatttatgcttataaacttataatcattatgtagtataattccttacaaatttaatcatataaagtttgtattataatagttaaaaattattGAGAAAGGTCAGTCTCAGTGGAGAGTTtcatagcgttgtttccaaaAGTGTCCTGTTATGTAAAATAAAATGAAACATCCCTGAAACACCTGctctcaatggagagtttcattATATGGTTTCATAAATATTTAATTTCATGGCTCATAGCGAGTTGATAATCATAACAAGTTCTCTCTTATTAAAAACATTAACATATCATCAAAAGCTGACACCTTATTAAATGCAAATAAAACTCCCACTAAGACTGTCTTCAATAGTTGACCCATATGAGCATCCAAATCCAAAATGAGTAGTAGGAGATCCAAAATCAGCccccaacagagtacctatatggaagactcattttgggttgcctgagaggcacaactCAAATATGAGTATTCTCTCTCTTAAAAATCCATTTGTAGAAAGGATTCTTTTTTGGGTTCTGTTGTTGGAGAAAATGTTAAATGGATATTGAACTCTTTGTCTGTAGCGTTACCCAAACGTTAAATAGGCCTTGTATTTTGAGTGGTGTTGTTGAAGATAATCGACTGCCCAGAGTCAGATCATGCGACGAAAAGTACAACGAATTAAATGGCGAGAGAAATAGCTCGATCGGTGCATGCATGCCGTGTGCCGACATCCATCGATCATTTTTTATTGCTTGCAGCGGCGGGCTTGTTATTTAACTCACACAACATGCATTGTGGCATGGGCTCGTTTTCTTTTCGACGCCGACACCATATTGTTCTACTACTGGATCCTCAATATATAGCAGATCTTCGACCAGCAGTGTTTCTTTATTTGTCCAGCATGCATGTTGAATTTTATTCTACCCATGTGTAAAATAGCAAAACAGTGTATGTCTCTCTGTCGTCTCTCTACATGATCTGATTTATCTCTGCTGGTTACTTGTCTTAAGGAGAAGGATGATTACAGCAATCTTCTGATGGTACAGGCAGGCTTTATAAGAAAAGGTCACGGCAGGCATGCATAAAATCAAGCTAGATGAACAATGTGTTGGCATGAGACTGACTTGCTTCGATCAATGACCAAAACGTTGACTGGATGAAAACTCCGGTGATGTGTACTGTTAGTTATATATACACGCAAGGCAAGATTCCACAAAATCTCCTGCCAGTGCAAGGATTTCAACGTTCGTGTACATTCTTAGAATAAAGAGGAGAAAAAATGGTCTTAATAAGCATCTGAAAATGAGACTCTCCACTCTGCTCTGCTATGCGGGGTCTCCTCTTATTACTTCTGTGGACTTAAGGCCTGGTTCGTGACCAAAACGTGCCAAGTCACAGGTTAGTCATGCCACAGATTTTCTAGGCAGCTGTTTGGTTTGCTGCCATAACTATGACGTACCATATTTTCTTGGCACCCTAACTCACACGTCATAGACCtattttcttgccaaactttgctATAAGTATGGCTTCAAATTTGCTCGTCAAACTTTTTCTGGCAGCCACGGTTTACTAAAGGTTAGGCGTGACAAGTTTTGGTCATCAACCTAACCTACCCTTGATCAATCAACGCAACGCTGGATCGAGTTGTCAGTCCCGTAAGCTGAAATTTCTGACCAATGCCACCGGGACATTTCAAAACATTGACTACTCATTGCCGTTTCAGTTTCAGCTAGGGATGGATGAGATGAGATGCACAAGCACCGAAAGGTTTCACTTTTTCTCTTTCGTCTTGCGCTGGCTCCTGACAAACTCTGTTATGTATACTCTATCCGttccaaaaaggaaaaaaaaagcaaTTCTTGGTACGAATCTCAACAAATACTTTTCAAGATTCAATTGCATTCTTTTTAGGCCCCGTTCGTTCGGAGGAATTCTGAAGGaatttgtgaaagaaaaatactatttcggatgaaaaaagaagcggatcaagccgaatTTAAAGCCACACGAACGGAGCCTTAATAGAGGGAGTATATAAGATTTGATTGGTTGCGTACATTACGACCTATCTAGACTAGTGAGCCGCAAACTCGAGGGAGCTGTTTGGTTCTACTGCAGGTAACGCAAACGGAAATGATTTAAGGCTCCTGCGGACGTTAATGGTTACCGGCCGCAGATGCAAATGAGCTAATTTTTATTACGTTTGCGTTACTGTCGACGTTACCAAACAGCACCGTTGCTGGGTTGCTTGTGTAAAGACTTGTACTACAATAAATATATCCTGTGTAATTCACTTAAACTTAGACTGCactgtttctaaaaattaacctCCTACAGAGTTTATTAAAAAGACTTGTACTTAACAGAGAAGGAACCAGACCTACTAAAACTGGAACTATATATAGTTAAGAGTATTTTGGTGTAAATTATAATCCAGCTAGCCACGGATACATAGAGTTGTCGAAGCAGATCCTTATGCAGAACATATCATCATCTCTCTAAGTGCTGGACTGCTCTGTCCTGTACTCCATTTGATAGTTGACATGATCAAATActctacaatatatatatatatatatatatatatatatatatatatatatatatatatatatatatatatatatatatatatatatatatatatatatatatatatatatatatatatatatatatatatatatatatagagtcgCAGCAAACTATGAGCGGTGTACCGACAGAACACGGGCGATCAGGCCACCAATTAATAATAGAACAGGTAGCGAAAAGCGAGGGGCTGGATGAACGGATCGGTCAGGGATGCAGGAGCTTCATGCTTACACGTACGGAAGAAGGCTTTCCCAGAGGAAGTGGAGTGGCACACCCGCGCCGCgccgacgaggaagaggaagaggaagaggaagaggaaggtaCGGAAGAGCCTGTTTGCATTTGCGAGAGGCAGTCAGTCTCAGTCACGTAGGAGTAtagtataataataataataaccacCGCCACTCCGCCAGCAGATTCCCCAGCTGTTCATTCTCAACGACTGCTCACGAACAAGAGCAAAGAAAGCCCGAGATCCTTCTTCCCCTGCACCTGCTCTCTCCCCGTCTCTCGCGCTTCTCCCGTGCCACTCACTAGTGGCGACGACTGGGCGACTGCCGCCGCTAGGAGCCGTTCGGGCGCTTCGCCCACCAGGTACGCCCGCCCACCCTGCCTCTTCCGTTCCTGCTGAGCGAAACCGAGCGCTCAGCAAACCCTAGCTCAAGCTATTCGAATTCGGATCTGATCTGGTCCGACTGCAAGTGGATTATCTACCCCTACAGGTTACAGacctggattttttttttcacccATGCCATGATGCTTTTTATTTACCGGGTCCGCCCCTCCTGCTATATCCGGCCTGTACTATGTGAATTCATTCATCACTCTCCAATGTGGTATAATTTGGAGTCGTTGTAACTGCTTAGCCTATGTTATCTCGCCCTTGTGGACATGATTCATTTTGTACTCTACTAATTGTCTTGTCCTCTGATACATTTTGTTATCTGTATTTTGGGGgaaatttatatttattttttatttgtatATACTCATCATCAGTGTATCACCTATCGGCGAAACCTAGGTGCTCGCTTGCTTTTCTTTGGTATTGTCTTGCAAATATCCACATTTGCAACATTTGAACCCCCTTATATTGATggcatgcatttcatttcattgTTTTTGGTTCCCATAGTCTGTCTTTGGTGTAATTGCCTAATTCTTTTGGTCCCAATTTTTACTGTAGATATGGGCAGCTGACAACTTGATTCTGAGGCCATTATTTgataccacaggagaagtgcacCGATAGCTTGTTGAGATGTCTACACAGTTGCCGTGCTTCACACAGCTCAGTCCACCGTCTTCCTGTTGGATAAAAGATGTCGGGAACGGCAAGGCTACGCCTGGTAGGGTAGTCAGAAGTGCTCGAGCTTTGGGCCACTGTCACTTCCGGTGCTGTGCAAGCCCCCGCAGTGCCAACTCTTTCAAGAAGAAAGACTCTTTCCTCGAACTTCACCCGGAGGTATCTCTGCTCCGTGGCGAGAAGACTGTTGAGGCTGTGCCAATGAAAGGTTCCTCTGATGGGAGTCTGTTAGAGGGTCCGGGGGTGCCGCCAGACCGGAATGATTATAGCGAGGCTAAGATCAAGGTAGTTGGAGTAGGAGGTGGGGGGTCGAATGCAGTCAATCGGATGATTGAGAGCTCCATGAACGGCGTTGAGTTTTGGATCGTGAACACTGATGTGCAGGCCATAAGGATGTCTCCTGTGCTCCCCCACAATAGACTGCAGATTGGACAGGAGTTGACTCGAGGCCTGGGTGCTGGGGGAAACCCTGATATTGGGATGAATGCGGCAAAGGAGAGCAGCGAGTCCATTCAGGAAGCTCTTTTTGGTGCTGACATGGTTTTTGTGACGGTAAAACTCTAACTGATAGTTGGCTTCACATGTGAAATCATTAGGCACTGAGTTTTGACAATGTTGTTTTCATCCATACTGCAGGCTGGAATGGGTGGAGGAACTGGAACTGGAGGTGCTCCTGTAATTGCTGGAATCGCCAAGTCCATGGGTATACTTACCGTTGGCATTGTCACAACGCCTTTCTCGTTCGAGGGGAGGAGACGGGCAGTTCAAGCTCAGGAAGGAATAGCAGCATTGAGAAATAGTGTGGACACCCTAATTGTCATCCCAAATGATAAGCTGCTGTCTGCTGTTTCTCCAAATACACCTGTAACTGAAGCATTTAATTTGGCTGATGATATTCTTCGACAAGGCATTCGTGGCATATCTGATATAATTACGGTAAATATGGTGATGATATTCAGTTTTAAATCACCAAGCTACACGAGTGAAATTCAAGATATTATATTTGAACATTTCAGAGATATTTAATTTACAAAAGGTTAACTAGCTCTTCTCCTTTTTCAGGTTCCTGGGTTGGTtaatgttgattttgctgatgtGCGTGCTATCATGCAAAATGCAGGGTCATCTTTGATGGGTATAGGGACTGCTACAGGTATTACATTGGGAATAAGCTTTTATTTTATTAGTACCGTATGATCTAACTCCATTCATTCTGCAAGCTAGAATTTAGTTTTATTTACCCTGTTCGTTGGCAAAATTTCTGATACAATAAGGTAGGAGAAGCACTGCTAGAGAAAGAAGTTGGTTGGTATAGTTTGGTGTTGAACAGAGTAAAGAGTATGTAAGACCTCGTAAGAGCACTTCATATGCTATCATAACTTGAATCTTTTAGGTTTGGTATAGCTTCCAAATTTTATTTTCCCTTTGGCATCAACTAAACAGCATTGAATGTTTCCTCCCACTTGCAGTTACTGTCAGCTAATATGCAAAGTTAATTGCCTGGATATTGCTACTAAAAGATTTCATGAGAACCACTTTGATATTTGTATGAAAATATGTCTATTGATGATAATTGTCATGTTGAGGGCAATGATTTAAGTTTAGGTTGTTTGGCACTACACTGTACAATTTTTGTACTTATATACATGCAGATGTCATTTATGACGGTTGAATTATACTGTAAGCTTATGTTTCATGTCACTCAATTTTTTCAGGAAAGTCAAGAGCAAGGGATGCTGCTCTTAATGCCATCCAGTCGCCACTGCTTGATATTGGAATTGAAAGAGCTACAGGAATTGTGTGGAATATCACTGGGGGAACTGACCTGACTTTGTTTGAGGTTTGGTCCAGCCATTTTCTAGTCTTTTCCTCACATTGTAGATTGTTTCCTGACTTGAATTTTGTAAATCTGTGTAGCC
This region includes:
- the LOC136498082 gene encoding cell division protein FtsZ homolog 2-1, chloroplastic-like, whose translation is MSTQLPCFTQLSPPSSCWIKDVGNGKATPGRVVRSARALGHCHFRCCASPRSANSFKKKDSFLELHPEVSLLRGEKTVEAVPMKGSSDGSLLEGPGVPPDRNDYSEAKIKVVGVGGGGSNAVNRMIESSMNGVEFWIVNTDVQAIRMSPVLPHNRLQIGQELTRGLGAGGNPDIGMNAAKESSESIQEALFGADMVFVTAGMGGGTGTGGAPVIAGIAKSMGILTVGIVTTPFSFEGRRRAVQAQEGIAALRNSVDTLIVIPNDKLLSAVSPNTPVTEAFNLADDILRQGIRGISDIITVPGLVNVDFADVRAIMQNAGSSLMGIGTATGKSRARDAALNAIQSPLLDIGIERATGIVWNITGGTDLTLFEVNAAAEIIYDLVDPNANLIFGAVIDPSLSGQVSITLIATGFKRQDEPEGRASKGGQQGENGRRPSSAEGSMVEIPEFLRRRGPSRVPRV